GATGCCCGCCGCCGACTGGGCCCGCGGCCTGCGCCTCGCCGACGGCGCGGCGTTCGCGTGAAGGACGCCCGGCGCGTCGCCTACGACCTGCTGCGCGCGGTCGACGAGCGGGACGCGTACGCGAACCTCCTGCTGCCCACCCTCGTCACCGGCCTGGAACCGCGGGACCGGGCGTTCGCGGCCGAGCTCGGCTACGGCACGTTACGCGCGCTCGGCACGCTCGACCACGTGCTCGGCCTCTGCGCGTCGCGGCCGGTCGCCGAGATGGACCCGCCGGTACGCGACGTGCTCCGGCTCGGCGCGTACCAGCTCCTGCGCACCCGCGTCGCGCCGCACGCCGCCGTCTCCACCAGCGTCGACCTGGCCCGCACCGTCGCCGGGCCGGGCGCCGCGAAGTTCGCCAACGCCGTCCTCCGCCGCGTCGCGGGCCGCGACGGCGACCTCGGTGCCCCGCCGTACGACGAGGACCCCGCGGGGCACCTGGCGGTCACGACGGCGCACCCGCGCTGGATCGTGGCAGCGTTCCACGACGCGCTCGGCGGCGACTGGGCGGAGACCCGCCGCGCCCTCGAGGCGGACGACGCGCGGCCCGAGGTGCACCTCGTCGCCCGCCCCGGGCGGATCGCGCGCGACGGGCTGCTCGCGTCCTGCCGCGCCGCCGGGCTGGAGGCCGACGCCGGGCCGTTGAGCCCCTACGCCGTCCGCCTGAGCGGCGGCGACCCCGGCGACGTGGCCGCGGTCCGCGACGGCAGCGCCGGCGTGCAGGACGAGGGCAGCCAGGTCGCCGCGCTGACGCTCACCCGGCTGCTCGGCGAGGGCCGGCACGACGTGCTCGACCTCTGCGCCGGGCCGGGCGGCAAGGCCGCGCTGCTCGCCGGGACGCTCCCCGCCGGGCGGCTCGTCGCGAACGAGCTGCACGAGCACCGCGCCCGCCTCGTCGCCCACGGCCTCGCCGCCGCGCGCGGCGTCCCGTACGCCGTCGTCACCGGCGACGGGCGGCGCGGGCCGTGGCGCCCGGGGACGTTCGACGGCGTCCTGCTGGACGCGCCCTGCACCGGCCTGGGGGCGTTGCGGCGCCGGCCGGAGGCGCGGTGGCGCCGCCGCCCGGAGGGCGTCGCCCCGCTCGCCGCGCTGCAACGCGACCTGCTCGCCGCCGCCCTGGACGCGGTACGGCCGGGCGGCGTCGTCGTCTACGTCGTCTGCTCGCCGCACCCGGCCGAGACGACCGCCGTCGTGGCGTCCGCCGCGGGCGCCGAGCCGGTGTCCGAACCTGTCCAGCTATGGCCGCATCGCGACGCGACGGACGCGATGTTCGTGGCCGGACTACGCCGTCCGGCGCGATGATCGCGGCTAGACTCGGGGGTGACCGCCGCACCGGCCAGGCAGGGAGCAGCGTGCCCGCGAAGCTCGCACCGAGCATCCTCTCGGCGGATTTCGCGCGCCTCGCGGACGAGGCCGCCCGGGTCGCCGGGGTGGCCGACCTGCTGCACGTCGACGTGATGGACAACCACTTCGTCCCGAACCTCACCCTCGGCCCGGTGGTCGTCGAGGCGCTGCACCAGGCGACGCCGTTGCCGCTCGACCTGCACCTGATGATCGAGGACCCGGACCGCTGGGCGCCCGGCTACGTCGAGCGCGGCGCGTCGCTGGTGACGTTCCACGTCGAGGCGGCGAACGACCCGGTGCAGACGGCGCGCGCGATCCGCGCGGCCGGCGGCCGGGCCGGCCTCGCGCTCAAGCCCGGGACGCCGCTCGCGCCGTACACCGAGCTGCTCGGCGAGTTCGACATGGTGCTCGTCATGACCGTGGAACCCGGGTTCGGGGGCCAGGCGTTCATCGCGGAGATGCTCGCCAAGGTGGCGGAGGCGCGGCGCGCCATCGCCGCGCTCGGCACCGCGATCTGGCTGGAGGTCGACGGGGGCATCAACGCCGACACCGCCGCCCAGTGCGCGGAGGCAGGAGCGGACGTGTTCGTCGCAGGGTCCGCGGTCTTCGACGCGGCCGACCCGGCCGCGGCCGGCGCCGCCATCAAGGCCGCCGCCGACCGCGCCCTGGTGGCCGCGTAGTGGCCACCGTCCTCGTCGTCGACGACGACACCGACATCGCGCGGTTCATCGAGATCAACCTGCGCCTCGAGGGCTTCGACGTCCGCGTCGCCCACGACGGCGAGCAGGCCGAGCAGTCGATCGACGAGGAGACTCCCGACCTCGTCCTGCTCGACGTGATGATGCCGAAGGTCGACGGCGTCGAGCTCTGCCGGCGGCTGCGCGCCAACCCCGCCACCGCGAACCTCCCGGTCATCATGCTCACCGCGAAGTCGCTGTCGGCGGACAAGGTCGTCGGCCTCACCGCCGGTGCGGACGACTACATCATCAAGCCGTTCGACACCCTCGAGCTGGTGGCGCGCGTGCGCTCCACGCTGCGCCGCAACGCCGAGATGCGCGCGGTGTCGCCGCTCACCGGCCTCCCCGGCAACCACCGGATCGAGGAGGAGCTGGCCGACCGGGTCCTCAAGGCGCAGCCGTTCGCGGTGCTGTACCTGGACCTCGACAACTTCAAGGCGTTCAACGACTGCTACGGCTTCCTGCGCGGCGACGAGGTCATCACGCTGCTCGCGACCGCCGCCCGCCGCGCGGTGATGGAGGCGGGCGAGCCGGCGCCGTTCCTCGGGCACATCGGCGGCGACGACTTCGTCGTCGTCTGCCTGCCCGACCAGGCGGAGCCGCTCGCGAAGCGCGTGGTCGACGTGTTCGACTCGTCGGCGCCGCGGCTGCACGACGCGCAGGACGCGGACCGCGGCTACATCGAGGTGACCGACCGGCAGGGGAAGGCGCGGCGGTTCCCGCTCGTCTCGGTCTCGATCGGCATCGCGATGAGCGGCAACCGGATGTTCGCCGACAAGCGCGAGGTGGTCGACGTGGCCACCGAGATGAAGAAGGTCGCGAAGACCACGGTCGGCTCGTCCATCGCGATCGACCGCCGCTCGTCGTAGCGAGCTAGCCCGTGCGCTCCAGCGCGATCACGGGCGCGGGCGGCGGGATCGGCGCGACCTGCGCGTAGCGCGGCACCGTCAGCGTGAACGACACCCGGCCCTCGCGGGACGCGACGTCGATCTGCCCGCCCATCGACTCGGCCAGCCGCGCCGCGATGTAGAGCCCCAGCCCCACGCCGGAGGACCGCGCGTCGACGCCCCGGTGGAACGGCAGGAACAACGTCGCCGGGTCGCAGTCGGCGGGCAGCGCGCCGGGGTTGGTGACGGCGACGACGACGTCGCCGCCGTGCGGCCGGGCCGCCACCCAGACGGGGGCGTCGGCGGAGGAGTGCGCGACGGCGTTCTCGACCAGGATGCCGATGACGTCGCAGAACGCCACGGTGTCCACGAGCAGGTCCGCGTCGGAGGTGACGTCGACGGAGAGCCGGCGGAGCTGGCTGAACCCGTCGATCGCGGTGGTGACGAGGTCGCGCAGCCGGGCGTCGCGGCGGGCGCCGGCGAGCTCGGCGCGGGCGCCGCGCAGCAGCCGGTCGATGAGCCGGCGCAGCTCCTCGCCGCGCGCGTACGCCGTCACGGTCATCTCGTGCGCGACCTCCGGCGGCAGCGCGCCGCCGTGGCTCTCCAGCGTCCGCAACGTGCCCATGATCACGGTGAGCGGCGTCTTCAGCTCGTGCGACACCATCGCCAGGAACATGTCCTTCGCGCGCTGCGCCTCCCGCATCGACTCGACGGTGCGCGCGTCGGTGAGCGCGAGCGAGGCGTGCTGCGCGAGCGAGGTCAGCGCCTCCTGCTCCAGCACGCTGTAGTGCCGGCCGGGCAGGTACGACGCGACGACGAGGCTGCCGACGACGCGGCCGTTCTCGTGCACGGGCGCGGCCATGGCGGTGGTCATGCGGTTCGCCTGGAAGACGGGGACGGTGTTCCCGGCGTGCGCGTAGTCGTCGATGATGACGAGCCGGTTCTCGGCGATGGCGCGGCCGCCCGCGCCCTGGCCGACCGGCCCGCGCGCGGCCTCGCGCAGCTCGTCGGCGGTGATGCCGCAGTGGGAGGCGAGGAAGAACTCGTCCGGCTCCTCCGGGTCGATCAGCCGCAGCCCGCACACCTCGTCGCCGAGCAGCTCGTGCGCGCCCTGCGTGATCGCGTCGAGGACCTCCTGCAACGGCGCCCGGTGCGAGATGGAGCGCTGGATGCGGCCGAGGCGTTCGAGGAGGCGCTGCCGCTCGGTGAGCAGCGTGACGAGGGCGGCGCGCTCCTGGCTCTCCCGCTCGCTCTTCTCGCGCAGCGCGCGCTCGTCGGCGAGGGCGCGCAGCATCCGCAGCGACTGGGAGAGCACGCGGGCCATGGCCCGCAGCAGGCTGACCTCGCGGGCGGTGTACGCGTCGCCGCTGGCGCGGACGACGAGCAGCCAGGCGTCGCCGTCGTCCAGGCAGGCGAGCGCGGCGCGGCCGGTGCCGAGGCCGGTGAGCGCGACCTCGCGCTCCTGCCAGTCGCCGGCGAGCGCGACGATCTCGGCGACCGGGACGCGGCCGCGGGCGAAGCCGACGGAGGCGCGGACGACGCCGTCGACGACCGCCGCACCGACCTCGGCCTCCAGCGCCTCGGCGACGCGTTCGGCGGCGCCGTGCAGGGCCGCGGACTCGTCGGTGAACGACGAGACGAGCGCGAGGAACTCCGCGAGCTGGTGGGTGGCCCAGTCGCCCGCGTCCGACATTCAGGCCACCGCCAGGACGACGAGCGTCTGGTTGTGGAACCCGCTGATGCCGTGCGTCCTCGCGATCTCGCCGTACGTGTAGAAGCCGGCCACCGGCGCCCCGCCCGCGAGGTCCGCCACGCGGCCGATCTCGTTGCGGATGCCGGGCCCGCCGAGCACCTCGCGCCGCGCGATGCAGTCGAACGCGAACAGCCCCACCGGCGGCGCGCCGCCGAGCCCGGCGAGCGCGGCCGAGCAGGCCCGGTCGGTGGCGTCGAGGACGGATTCGGCGTCGCCCTCCATGAACCACGTGAGCCCGCCCTGCGGCACCTCGGCGATGCAGCCGAGCGAGCGGTCGGCGAAGTCGGCCTCGGCCACGAACCGCACCTGCGGCTCGGCGCTGCGCCGGGCCAGGCCGAGCGGGTGGGTCAGCGCGAAGCGGGTGAACGCCGCGGGGTCGTGCCGCGCGTCGTCGGGGGCGTCGAGCCGGTCGAGGTAGACGTCGAGGGCGGGGCGGTCGTCGAGGAGGTGGACCCGGTTGCCGCCGCTGCGGGTGACGAGCATGGCCTCGCCGACGGTGCGCCAGCCGTGCTGGACGCCGATCCCGAACGGCGCGTCCGAGGAGACGGCGGCGGCGACGATCGCGTCGCGGAGCACCTCGCGGCCGTGCAGCTGGGTCGTGGCGCGCATCCGCAGGTCGTCGCCGGCGCAGCCGCCGACGAGCGGGACGCCCGCGCCCGCGACGCCGTACGCGCCGCGCACGATCTCCTGCTGGTCGCCGGCCAGGCCGTCGGTGAGCAGGAGGAGGACCTGGTACGGCTTGCCGGGGACGGGCGCGAGCGCGCCGGCGACCTCGGCCCCGGCGTCGCGCAGCCGGGTGGAGGCGCCGGTGGCGGCGCGGGTCGCGACGTGGAACCCCGGCCCGCCGAGCGCGACGACGACGACGCTCGCGTCGGCCGGGCCGCCGGTGGCGATCTCGCCGGCCGTCGAGCAGCCGACGAGCGGGACGTCGCCGGCCGCCTCCGCGACACCACGCAGCAGGGCGGGCAGGTCGTAGGAGTCGGAGGTGAACACGACGACGAGTCGCGCGTCGTCCCCCGTCAGCGCGGCGACCGCGGCCTCGCGACCGGCGGTCGCGGCGTCGGGGTCGGCCGACTGCCCGACGCCCATCCACCGCCGGGTGCTCCGTACGCCTGGCAGGTGCGGTGCCAGAGTCGTCACCTCGCCCTTATCGGCCCGTGGCCGCGCCGGGAACAGGCCTATTTCGCGGAATGACGCGAACGGGCTACGCCGCATGGCCCGCGCGCGAGGGGGGAGACTCGGCGGCGTGCCCACCCCCTCGCCCCGCGCCGCCGCGTCGGCGGTCGCCGCGCTCGTCCGCGCCGGGCTGCTGGCGCCGCCGCGCCCGGACCACGCGCTCGGCATGGCCGCCGCGCTCGCGCTGTGGGGCGTCACGCCGCCCGGCGGGTACGCCGCGCACGCCGCCCGCTCGCCGCGGCGCGCGGCCGTGGTCGACCCGGCCGGGACGCTGACCTACCTCGACGTCGACCGGATGACGACGGCGATCGCGGCCGGGCTCCGCGCGGGCGGCGTCCGCGCGGGCGACCCGGTCGGGGTGCTCTGCGGCAACGACCGGGGCTTCGTCCTCGCGGTGATCGCGCTCGGCAAGGTGGGGGCGACCGCGGTGCTGCTCAACACCGGGTTCGCGGCGCCGCAGGTGGCCGAGGTCGCCGCGTCCGAGGGGCTGACCGCGCTGCTGCGCGACCCGGCGCTGCCGGGCGTGCCGGGGCTGCCGGAGTGGACGACGCCGGACCTGCTCGCGCTCGCCGCCGAGCATGCGGGCGCGCGGCCGCGGCCGCCGCGCGAGCCGGGTCGGTTCGTCATCCTCACGTCGGGCACGACCGGCCGCCCGAAGGGCGCGCACCGCGCGCCGCCCACGTCGCTGGAGCCGCTCGTCGCGCTGCTGTCGGCGATCCCGTTGCGCGCGGGGGAGACGACGGTGGTGGCGCCGCCGCTGTTCCACGCGTGGGGGTTCGCACAGTGGCTCATCGCCATGGCGCTCGGCTCCACGGTCGTGCTCACCGGCTCGTTCGACGCCGAA
The sequence above is drawn from the Mycobacteriales bacterium genome and encodes:
- a CDS encoding transcription antitermination factor NusB yields the protein MKDARRVAYDLLRAVDERDAYANLLLPTLVTGLEPRDRAFAAELGYGTLRALGTLDHVLGLCASRPVAEMDPPVRDVLRLGAYQLLRTRVAPHAAVSTSVDLARTVAGPGAAKFANAVLRRVAGRDGDLGAPPYDEDPAGHLAVTTAHPRWIVAAFHDALGGDWAETRRALEADDARPEVHLVARPGRIARDGLLASCRAAGLEADAGPLSPYAVRLSGGDPGDVAAVRDGSAGVQDEGSQVAALTLTRLLGEGRHDVLDLCAGPGGKAALLAGTLPAGRLVANELHEHRARLVAHGLAAARGVPYAVVTGDGRRGPWRPGTFDGVLLDAPCTGLGALRRRPEARWRRRPEGVAPLAALQRDLLAAALDAVRPGGVVVYVVCSPHPAETTAVVASAAGAEPVSEPVQLWPHRDATDAMFVAGLRRPAR
- the rpe gene encoding ribulose-phosphate 3-epimerase; this translates as MPAKLAPSILSADFARLADEAARVAGVADLLHVDVMDNHFVPNLTLGPVVVEALHQATPLPLDLHLMIEDPDRWAPGYVERGASLVTFHVEAANDPVQTARAIRAAGGRAGLALKPGTPLAPYTELLGEFDMVLVMTVEPGFGGQAFIAEMLAKVAEARRAIAALGTAIWLEVDGGINADTAAQCAEAGADVFVAGSAVFDAADPAAAGAAIKAAADRALVAA
- a CDS encoding response regulator, giving the protein MATVLVVDDDTDIARFIEINLRLEGFDVRVAHDGEQAEQSIDEETPDLVLLDVMMPKVDGVELCRRLRANPATANLPVIMLTAKSLSADKVVGLTAGADDYIIKPFDTLELVARVRSTLRRNAEMRAVSPLTGLPGNHRIEEELADRVLKAQPFAVLYLDLDNFKAFNDCYGFLRGDEVITLLATAARRAVMEAGEPAPFLGHIGGDDFVVVCLPDQAEPLAKRVVDVFDSSAPRLHDAQDADRGYIEVTDRQGKARRFPLVSVSIGIAMSGNRMFADKREVVDVATEMKKVAKTTVGSSIAIDRRSS
- a CDS encoding GAF domain-containing protein, producing MSDAGDWATHQLAEFLALVSSFTDESAALHGAAERVAEALEAEVGAAVVDGVVRASVGFARGRVPVAEIVALAGDWQEREVALTGLGTGRAALACLDDGDAWLLVVRASGDAYTAREVSLLRAMARVLSQSLRMLRALADERALREKSERESQERAALVTLLTERQRLLERLGRIQRSISHRAPLQEVLDAITQGAHELLGDEVCGLRLIDPEEPDEFFLASHCGITADELREAARGPVGQGAGGRAIAENRLVIIDDYAHAGNTVPVFQANRMTTAMAAPVHENGRVVGSLVVASYLPGRHYSVLEQEALTSLAQHASLALTDARTVESMREAQRAKDMFLAMVSHELKTPLTVIMGTLRTLESHGGALPPEVAHEMTVTAYARGEELRRLIDRLLRGARAELAGARRDARLRDLVTTAIDGFSQLRRLSVDVTSDADLLVDTVAFCDVIGILVENAVAHSSADAPVWVAARPHGGDVVVAVTNPGALPADCDPATLFLPFHRGVDARSSGVGLGLYIAARLAESMGGQIDVASREGRVSFTLTVPRYAQVAPIPPPAPVIALERTG
- a CDS encoding FIST N-terminal domain-containing protein: MGVGQSADPDAATAGREAAVAALTGDDARLVVVFTSDSYDLPALLRGVAEAAGDVPLVGCSTAGEIATGGPADASVVVVALGGPGFHVATRAATGASTRLRDAGAEVAGALAPVPGKPYQVLLLLTDGLAGDQQEIVRGAYGVAGAGVPLVGGCAGDDLRMRATTQLHGREVLRDAIVAAAVSSDAPFGIGVQHGWRTVGEAMLVTRSGGNRVHLLDDRPALDVYLDRLDAPDDARHDPAAFTRFALTHPLGLARRSAEPQVRFVAEADFADRSLGCIAEVPQGGLTWFMEGDAESVLDATDRACSAALAGLGGAPPVGLFAFDCIARREVLGGPGIRNEIGRVADLAGGAPVAGFYTYGEIARTHGISGFHNQTLVVLAVA
- a CDS encoding AMP-binding protein, whose protein sequence is MPTPSPRAAASAVAALVRAGLLAPPRPDHALGMAAALALWGVTPPGGYAAHAARSPRRAAVVDPAGTLTYLDVDRMTTAIAAGLRAGGVRAGDPVGVLCGNDRGFVLAVIALGKVGATAVLLNTGFAAPQVAEVAASEGLTALLRDPALPGVPGLPEWTTPDLLALAAEHAGARPRPPREPGRFVILTSGTTGRPKGAHRAPPTSLEPLVALLSAIPLRAGETTVVAPPLFHAWGFAQWLIAMALGSTVVLTGSFDAERTLAAVETHRATALVAVPVMLRRLLAVGTAYDTSSLRVVAVSGSALPPDLATAFLDAFGDVLYDLYGSTEVAWASIASPRDLREAPGSVGRPPLGTRVEIVDADGGTGRIFVGNALMADMPGREVRDGLMATGDLGRFDADGRLWVVGREDDMVVSGGENVFPRPVEEALAALPGVADVAVVGVPDEEYGQRLRAVVVRAPGARLTADDVRDAVRARLGRHYVPRDVVFADALPRNAAGKVVARDLPPVDA